Proteins encoded within one genomic window of Bacteroidales bacterium:
- a CDS encoding 4Fe-4S dicluster domain-containing protein, with protein MTKDSLLKKLSEDIRYQEGLTACINCGTCTAICPAAQFYDYDPRMVADTLQHKDEAELEALLKGDTIWMCGECLSCKTRCPRSNVPGYLIQALRALSIETGFFAESEKGRQQLAIKRTVGEHILQYGYCVHIDEVNTQMYPEQGPVWDWLKLNRETILKKLGANYNENGAGTLRKTSDESMNDLRNIFRVTGAIERFDKIEKYSEKKASELGIQFSEGKDNDYFRYVYSNEKPEEQ; from the coding sequence ATGACAAAAGACAGTTTATTAAAAAAACTTTCGGAAGATATTCGTTATCAGGAAGGGCTAACAGCATGTATCAATTGTGGTACATGCACTGCCATTTGTCCGGCTGCACAGTTTTATGATTACGACCCGCGAATGGTTGCCGATACACTTCAACATAAAGATGAAGCAGAACTTGAAGCATTGTTAAAAGGTGATACCATCTGGATGTGTGGCGAATGCCTTTCATGTAAAACACGCTGCCCGAGAAGCAACGTACCGGGATATTTAATACAAGCGCTGCGTGCGCTTTCAATTGAAACCGGATTTTTTGCTGAATCGGAAAAAGGCAGACAACAACTGGCCATTAAAAGAACTGTCGGAGAACATATACTTCAATATGGGTACTGTGTTCATATTGATGAAGTAAATACTCAAATGTATCCAGAACAAGGTCCCGTTTGGGATTGGCTGAAATTGAACCGCGAGACAATTCTCAAAAAACTTGGAGCTAATTATAATGAAAATGGAGCCGGAACATTAAGAAAAACTTCAGACGAATCGATGAATGATTTAAGAAATATTTTCCGGGTTACAGGAGCAATAGAACGTTTTGATAAAATTGAAAAATATTCCGAAAAGAAAGCATCGGAACTGGGAATTCAATTCAGCGAAGGAAAAGATAATGATTATTTCAGGTATGTGTATTCAAATGAAAAGCCGGAGGAACAATGA
- a CDS encoding 4Fe-4S binding protein — MAIIKSVGYDCSKCIKYCITMPVNCVQEHYIIYNEICDGCGLCIPVCKSESIYWNKKVE; from the coding sequence ATGGCAATAATAAAATCTGTCGGTTACGATTGTTCAAAATGTATCAAGTATTGCATTACAATGCCCGTCAATTGTGTCCAGGAACATTATATCATTTATAATGAAATTTGCGATGGGTGTGGGTTATGTATCCCTGTTTGTAAAAGCGAATCCATTTATTGGAATAAAAAAGTTGAATGA
- a CDS encoding heterodisulfide reductase-related iron-sulfur binding cluster, producing the protein MIAKGKNICWENYQKEIADDHFYFARSCIRQNFFPASETFFLKILKDILHKDIFDDPNQTTCTGIAYHSGIVPMETTMTVVARQFALMNEAGYGNFVCSCVTSFGIYSEMVETWKHFPELEKKTRKMLKESTGKDFVIPKNLVHTSDIIYKFRKEISEKAKYRLVNKLTGQPLKIVDHIGCHYAKIFPEKGIGGAEYPYVLAGMIDDWGGAQVDYPERRHCCGFGFRQYLVQSNRGYSVSNSKRKLDSMKPYNPDAIITNCPGCNFFLDRWQYVISEMEGTTYAQNNYGIPVLTYEELAGLVLGYAPWELGLQLHQVAVEPLLDKIGIGYDAKEKYKGANGENIGEPISASVLKNN; encoded by the coding sequence ATGATTGCTAAGGGTAAAAATATTTGCTGGGAAAATTATCAGAAAGAAATTGCCGACGATCATTTTTATTTTGCAAGAAGTTGTATTCGTCAGAATTTTTTCCCGGCATCGGAAACTTTTTTTCTTAAAATATTAAAAGACATTTTACATAAAGATATTTTCGATGACCCGAATCAAACAACATGTACAGGCATTGCTTATCATTCGGGAATAGTTCCTATGGAAACTACCATGACTGTTGTTGCGCGGCAATTCGCATTGATGAATGAAGCCGGGTATGGAAATTTTGTATGCTCTTGTGTTACGTCTTTTGGTATCTATTCAGAAATGGTTGAAACATGGAAACATTTTCCTGAATTGGAAAAGAAAACCAGGAAAATGCTAAAAGAATCTACCGGGAAAGATTTTGTAATACCGAAAAATCTTGTTCACACCAGTGATATTATTTATAAGTTCCGAAAAGAAATTTCAGAAAAAGCGAAATATCGTTTGGTTAATAAATTAACAGGACAACCCTTAAAAATTGTTGACCATATTGGATGCCATTACGCAAAAATATTTCCCGAAAAAGGAATTGGCGGAGCGGAATACCCCTACGTACTTGCCGGAATGATTGATGACTGGGGCGGTGCACAGGTTGATTATCCCGAACGTCGCCATTGTTGCGGATTTGGATTCAGGCAATACCTGGTTCAATCGAACAGGGGATATTCTGTATCGAACAGTAAAAGAAAATTGGATTCTATGAAGCCGTATAATCCTGATGCAATAATTACCAATTGTCCGGGATGTAATTTTTTTCTCGACCGCTGGCAATATGTGATCAGTGAAATGGAAGGAACTACATATGCGCAAAATAATTATGGCATTCCTGTTTTAACTTATGAAGAACTCGCGGGACTGGTACTTGGTTATGCCCCATGGGAACTAGGGCTTCAGCTTCACCAGGTTGCGGTGGAACCATTGCTTGATAAAATAGGAATTGGATATGATGCAAAAGAAAAATACAAAGGGGCCAATGGAGAAAACATTGGAGAACCAATTTCTGCATCAGTATTAAAAAATAATTAA
- a CDS encoding DUF202 domain-containing protein: MEDITEKRDNLAKQRTHLANERTLLSYIRTFLALSGFGILLIKYESRDISVIIGYLLIIIAAILLTIGILRFLIQKKQINKF, encoded by the coding sequence ATGGAAGATATTACAGAAAAAAGAGATAACCTTGCAAAGCAAAGAACACATTTAGCTAATGAAAGAACTTTGCTTTCTTATATAAGGACATTTCTGGCTTTATCAGGATTTGGAATCCTGCTTATAAAATATGAAAGCAGAGATATATCTGTAATTATCGGGTATCTTTTAATTATTATTGCCGCAATTTTATTAACTATAGGCATTCTGAGATTTCTAATTCAAAAAAAACAAATCAATAAATTTTGA